Proteins from one Malaya genurostris strain Urasoe2022 chromosome 2, Malgen_1.1, whole genome shotgun sequence genomic window:
- the LOC131431399 gene encoding decorin-like, whose product MSTHLVGPMLLVTILFSIAPQELLARNLVCTAKPEAFWQHEPETWCLIEDIDLEESSEDINFPEQTKIHLRNFNVSYLSPTLLFKMKSVQHLTVEFCTMTKLFMKPTLSSMEIKNSNIMEVIIDKDSNYELLNFSLEGIYRKTFPNNFIRLTHLEELSIRHNDLPKFNMRQLDGLGNLKVFDLSYDSVEQLIIPDALNLPNLKELYLAENKLQKLPTNLRRLKALETLNLHSNQIAFLEMSHFNGLNHLKKLVLSGNRLQISTLEPVHLPHLEKLELIGCGLKELDMLYWKLPALRYFNVFENSLVSIMNFPESFTKELVFVPVGNRWSCQTLEAISSKVTIKVKERDHYCEHKVTDICCNGGSIDFNLVDTLDRKVQLLKFQNSILYEKLSETNGKLEKVIGVVDQRIVKK is encoded by the exons ATGTCAACACATCTCGTGGGACCTATGCTACTCGTAAC AATCCTGTTCAGCATTGCACCACAGGAACTGCTCGCGAGAAACCTAGTCTGTACCGCCAAACCGGAAGCATTCTGGCAGCATGAACCGGAAACGTGGTGCCTCATCGAGGACATCGATTTGGAAGAGTCTTCTGAAGATATTAACTTTCCGGAACAAACGAAAATTCATCTAAGAAATTTCAATGTATCCTACCTGTCACCAACATTACTGTTCAAGATGAAAAGTGTCCAGCACTTGACGGTAGAGTTCTGTACGATGACCAAGCTGTTTATGAAACCAACTCTGAGtagcatggaaattaaaaacagCAACATAATGGAAGTTATCATCGATAAGGACAGTAATTACGAACTACTGAATTTCAGTTTGGAAGGAATCTACCGAAAAACATTCCcaaataattttattcgattaACCCACCTGGAGGAACTTTCCATTAGACACAATGATCTTCCAAAGTTCAACATGAGACAACTAGATGGGTTAGGCAATTTGAAAGTGTTCGATCTAAGCTACGATTCGGTTGAACAGTTGATAATTCCCGATGCACTGAATCTTCCGAATTTGAAAGAACTTTATTTAGCGGAGAACAAACTGCAAAAACTTCCTACCAATTTACGTCGTTTGAAAGCGTTGGAAACGTTAAATCTTCATTCCAATCAAATTGCTTTTCTAGAAATGAGTCACTTCAATGGGCTCAATCACTTGAAGAAGTTAGTACTAAGCGGAAATCGGCTCCAGATAAGTACTCTAGAACCAGTTCACTTGCCCCACTTGGAAAAGCTGGAACTGATCGGGTGCGGATTGAAGGAACTGGACATGCTCTACTGGAAGTTACCCGCTCTGCGATATTTCAACGTTTTCGAGAACAGTTTAGTTTCAATAATGAATTTTCCAGAAAGTTTCACGAAAGAGTTGGTGTTCGTTCCGGTGGGAAATCGATGGAGCTGCCAGACGCTAGAGGCAATAAGTAGTAAAGTGACAATCAAGGTTAAAGAACGGGATCATTACTGCGAGCACAAAGTTACCGATATATGCTGTAATGGAGGAAGCATTGACTTCAATCTGGTTGATACGCTGGACAGGAAGGTGCAATTGTTGAAGTTTCAAAATTCGATTTTGTACGAAAAATTGTCAGAGACCAATGGGAAACTGGAGAAAGTGATCGGCGTTGTAGACCAACGAATTGTAAAAAAGTGA